TCCATTATGTTCCTCTCCGTAAAATTCAGATTCTATGCAATCCCTTTCATCATAATAAACCAATGTTCtagattttcaaataattgtaaaaacaaaaactagtctgtaattttcattaactcactttataatatttttttccattggtaaaattacataattccTAGTTTCAACACCATTACTTTGAAtaacataactataaaaaaataataatactattgaaaattaaaaattaaattatagagaTCCAGAAGTATTACTTAGAAGGAAAACCATTTTGATCATAAGGTTGGAGaatagtatttgaaaaaaaaaaatcgctttTTTCCTGGCTCTTAGTTTTCttctaaaaaattatcactGCATATACGTTTCCAATCGTGACAACAATCAATTCCAAAAACTTATAGCCATTTTCTTCTCATATATTCATTCTTGGGAATTCtattaaacaaatatcaatGAATACACAATAAATTGCTAATGTTAGGTTAAGAAAATCAGCTAAATagaaattgatattaaataaaatgtaatttcaataaaaaaagattagttaaattaaaaaaccaaagtagaaaaaatatcttaataggataaaaaaagttatatcatattatattattatttttatatattgatcttatttttttttaatgtaacttGGCtccttttattaaaatttgagaTTTTACtatatatcaaatttttattcaactgtttttttattttatttaggttttttagatataaaaaaaatctaaaaaacctATGAGGCATAAAAAATCAgtcgaataaaaatgtttatttaataaaaaataaaatattaataaaaggagccaagttaaattttaaaatagaagatcaatatataaaaataataatataatattaatataagattttttatcctattgagatatattttttaaattttttaaatggtcCCCAACGGTAGGATTTTGTTTTTTCTACCTTCACGTACGCCTTACGATTCTACGATCTACGaacattacacatttacacgagAAAAATTATGCATCTTTTTAGGTCATTATAACAATTAGACAACCTTttcaaagattttattatattatcaataaattaggtacaatactaggtatataaaatttcaatgttAATACTAATTGAAAACAATACTCTTAGACTCGAAGCCATTGAGAAGCCTACACATTTTTCTATAGAGCATATACTTACATAGTTGTTGCGTTAATATTCATTTGTAATGCATTTTGGAGTGAATAGCTTTAGACTTATTTTTCGTAACgacaaattatataggtacctcctatcTGATTCACCGACGAGAATGGGGCAGGGGTGCTCGTTGTCAAAGGTGTATTTATTTGCTTAGGGTAAATTGTAATCCTATTTTACACGTTTTAATCTTTTTAAGATATATGATTTCTTTACATTCATTACAGATTGACAATAATTCAACAGAATTGCCAGAATCGCCACTAGTTGtaagtaaattattgttaataagcaTATTTTTCACCAATACGGTAGGATAATGATACTAATAAGAGATGTATTTCTTTCTCACactaatgttgttttttttttcaatggaaattttatattcctcttttattctcaaaaatctatttatttttccgACATTTATCGTGGCCAGGATATACAGATACTAAAAGGCGTATCTCTTTCTCGTagttgttaaaattttatatttttctgatgtttttaaatttcattattatttgatatcggacattaagtatgtattttcattcaattttcaGAACACAGTTGAACTACTAGAAAGAATAAATACACTAGAAAAAAGAGTTAATGTCATGACCCTGGATTTAGGGCTACTCCATCTAGGTGAAGCAGCTTCCGCAATGCTTAATAAAAAGTATGAAGTTGTTTCACCAACAAAAGCATCATCGACTAAATCAAAGTCACCCAAAATTAAAGTGAATACTAAACActcaaaaaataaacagttgGAAGAAGCTACATATCTTGCATTGAAAGAGAAACTTAAAGATTGAAGAAACGTATAATTTAAATGTGCCATATGGCGAGTTCATTACAGGATAGGGGATTCCTAAAACACAAATATGTAGTGACAGTAGATGTCATTGATTTAATGTATCAAAATAGAGATCTTGATGCGCTAAAAGATCGTAATATTGACAATGTGTTTACAACGCAATTAAAAACattcaaactaaatttttagCTGTATTCATGACaaagataaattaattgaaaattaaggTTTACATGTTTAGCAATTTAGCTAACTGCTAGATTTACAATCTAGTAATCTGCcaatcttaatatattaaatgtccCTATTTCCCCCCTCTCCTTTACAAGCAAGTAACTCGAAGCGTCGCAAGACGCAGGTCCACTTTTCTCCCTTTATGTCTCTCTTCATTTTATGTCTCCTTGTAATAGCGAGCTCCATAAAtagcaatttattattctttataaatcattattcattatacattaataaacaaaaatgttgcaGACGGTCCTATGACGCTGCACACTTTGCTTTGATGATGACATagatcgttattattattaacgcgtGGTAAAAACGcccttcatattattataaaaatgaacaaaaaaattatgccaattattaacaatttgtttTCACAATAATCAGAAACTACATAATTGTAAGATGTTTTATGTTTCTTAAAAGCTTAttgaaataccttttttttaattgtaatttttatttttatttattccacCTAGGTACCTTTacaaatttctaattttataaaattttcaaatgctGGTTGGAATACTTCCGCGGACCAGATTCAGCCAAAGGGTCGCGGGTTTGGCACGACTCatgtatattaatacaaatgtaatttataattaatataattaggtcACATTTGTGAAAACCACAGTGCCAATATTTCTacatctaataaaaattaatatgacgAAAATTATGAAAGACAAAAtacttttctataaataattaattataactttgtTCAGTATGAAATTTGTTTGAAAAccttaaaaacagaaaaatatttaagattacaCACGAGATTCCACACTGGGTTTGTCATTCAAATATGATAAGTGTAACAATTATTTCAGATTCAAACTTCAAAGGCCATCAGAGAGATTTGGCATGTATGTCCCATAGATATATTTTACGTGTTCataaatagaattttaattttgaagccattacataaattgataaaattaaattaaattttaacatctgaagttgttttaatattagtttaataatatggaATAAAAACATTGGAGAATACTTGTGAATTACTTGAATCTCAAATTCATgcttttcaaatttgttttatccTAAAAATTtctaactatttttattgttataactacTGCTACACAGTGACATTTTATTGatctttattgaaaatttagttaaaaaaaaggtgggtaagtggatgtcactctgctgtacagtaggttacaagtgggtcactgtgatggatggtgttaaatttgaattcaatgatataatatcattgtataagaaaaacgattctgagcgaaaacggtcagtcagcctatgatattactataagtatatttgatgatattattgtgaataaagtaatttatatataagttataggttatatataacctatttacgtggaatcttgttttacattttcaatccttacacaataaaaattatatgaataataataaattataatgtttgtttatGGTTGTTAAATATAGTGATGTGTAACCAATAAACATCTatgatacacaatattttatgaaagttaGTGCtcgattatttaatttaattattacgcTCAATAGAACTTAATCGCGTGTTAAATTGTTCCAAAATTCATGAtgcaattttctattttgtgATTTAAGCCGACTTTTCTTTCTTCTGGTATTCGAAGGTCATCTGTCTGTATTAAACATACGATATATTTGGTATAACAGTAGAATGTTCAAGAATCAAAAGGAACGGATAcgtgattgaaaaaaaaataattctttaatacCTACGGAacaaagaataaaaaacaaaaatgtgatcACTCATAACATATAATCAGgataggtacatcaaaattacaatttagtcTTTAATCTCCTTGAtgactattatcattattattattaatattattaaaaagtttgaatattataatattcatcattaaaatgtacagatatatactactatactagATGCCCGACCACAATGTAGAGAAGTTCTCCTCTACATCGTGGTTCACACCCACGGCTTAAGATAGATAATTCTATCTTAAACCATGTTAACAACTTCCATGACAGGACGGTAGCGTCTCATGAAACACCGAAATTGCTGCCATTAGGCAAGCCGGCCGCGACAATGGACGCCGCTGTACCGGGTGGTGCTGCCAACCGCGACGGGGAGAGCAACGAGAGAGAGTATTGTGGTGATGCTCTGGTTCACCAAGgttatagataattatataaattgctgGTTCACCACAGTACTCTGGTGACTATGTGTATAAAACTGATAGTGTCgtcatattttaaacttaatccGTTCCGgccaattattataaagtaaacaataattttctacAAACTACAATCTACGGTTATATAAATGATCTAAAGTATTAAAAGTTTCAAGGTTGGCTAGCCTGTTTTGTTAGACCCTCCCTACTGTTACACAAGCGCAGAGCCGCAGACAGTCATTATGAGTATGCATCATTCGGTGTTTActgatattatgttgtaaaaataattaaataaagagTTAAAATAGAGTATACTCGAGTTGATGAATTGTGCGTTTGGTATTGCTGTGTTTTTAATAGtacgatcaaaaaaaaaatattaataataataatatattgcgtaactgtctattaattatttttgtttgagattAAGTTCAATAGACATTTAAGatgagtaatataaataatttcaaacctGAAATGTGTATTAAGAATAAAGATCATTTATACAGACTCATAATAAGGTAAAGTATAaatcatagtaaaatataaaccatagtatttttatttaaactcatTTCAATTTTGTTCAGTCAACTCTATTATGATGGTTATTCCACAATTGCTTCAAGCTTAGCTACCCTAGTAAACGCTAATCCACCTTGTGCTCCATCGGATCGACTCATGCATGTAGTGACAAAAGGTTTACAACATGAAACCGATAGACAAAAAGCATTTGAACAAGCATTAAACTTAAATCCAATTCAGCAAATGTTAATTGGACCAGGCATTGGTATGCTTAATGATTTATgcgtcacatattatatttgtgtattaaattcattatttgatTTGATTAGACTTAGAATTTGAAACTAATGTTATGTGTACTGCTCCTGAACCGTCGCTGTATGAAACTGTATATGTAACATCCCACAAAGCAGCCTGTAGGGCTGGTGCATTTAGTCCTGATGGCCAGTTAATCGCAACAGGAAGCAGTGATGCATCAatcaaagtaattattttttgtaacataAATAGTAATGACttattaaaacaacaattataGATTTTGGATGTTGAAAAAATGCTGGCTAAAGTACATGACATTGGCAGTACTGATAATCAAGAAGGACAGGGTCATCCAGTAATTCGGACTTTGTATGATCATATGGATGAAGTGACATGCTTGGAGTTCCACCCTAAAAACCCAATTTTAGTTTCGGGCTCTCTAGATTGTCatgttaaactttttaattattcaaaaacatctGTGAAGAAAGCCTTCAAGACACTTAACGTAAGATGTATAATCAAGTTTACTTTTGTCAAACTATTTTAATCGCATACAACATTACAGGATGTCGAACCTATAACATGTTTAAGTTTTCATCCCGATGGAAACTATATGGTAATGGGCACCAATAGCCCAATCATAaggttttatgatataaatacagTTCAATGTTATGTTTGTTCAATTCCTAGTCATCAACATACTGGTCCTATTACATCaataaagtatacaaaaattatcTTATGTGTAGTGTCtattcaattatttgtattgcttattatgatgtattaggTATGAACCAGGTGCCAAGTATTTTGTGTCTTC
This genomic window from Metopolophium dirhodum isolate CAU chromosome 1, ASM1992520v1, whole genome shotgun sequence contains:
- the LOC132935719 gene encoding cleavage stimulation factor subunit 1-like → MSNINNFKPEMCIKNKDHLYRLIISQLYYDGYSTIASSLATLVNANPPCAPSDRLMHVVTKGLQHETDRQKAFEQALNLNPIQQMLIGPGIDLEFETNVMCTAPEPSLYETVYVTSHKAACRAGAFSPDGQLIATGSSDASIKILDVEKMLAKVHDIGSTDNQEGQGHPVIRTLYDHMDEVTCLEFHPKNPILVSGSLDCHVKLFNYSKTSVKKAFKTLNDVEPITCLSFHPDGNYMVMGTNSPIIRFYDINTVQCYVCSIPSHQHTGPITSIKYEPGAKYFVSSSRDGSIKLWDAISNKCVNTFERAHDGSQVCSVTFTRNGKYILSSGKDSVVKLWELSTSRCMIAYTGAGTTGKQVHRAQAVFNHTEEYVMFPDEVTTSLCAWNSRNACRQQLLSLGHNGPIRSIVHSPNSAAFLTCSDDFRARFWYTKHLIGT